One genomic region from Streptomyces sp. NBC_00582 encodes:
- a CDS encoding endonuclease/exonuclease/phosphatase family protein, which translates to MLLATWNLENLYRPGGPFGPKDKAAYEAKLAALADVVTALDPGVLGVQEVGEPEALADLLETVGGTWHTALSALPDGRGIRVGVVSRTPLEVLADTRAFPARVRPVQADDSGAVSEGAGRGFLAVETVTEAGPLRMAVAHLKSKLLTYPGDRFFPHDEGERARYGAYALYRRAAEATALRALADELLAGDGRARDVAVLGDLNDEVQAATTQMLLGPPGSVIGTPGFETPDRGDAARLWDVAPLIPADRRYSRIDSGRRELIDHILTSHRLVHRVTQAGTGTVEELRLPSVGADPAAHHSAAGSDHAPVWVRVG; encoded by the coding sequence ATGCTCCTCGCCACCTGGAACCTGGAGAACCTGTACCGGCCCGGCGGACCGTTCGGCCCGAAGGACAAGGCGGCGTACGAGGCGAAGCTCGCCGCGCTGGCCGACGTCGTGACGGCGCTCGACCCGGGGGTGCTCGGCGTGCAGGAGGTCGGGGAGCCCGAGGCGCTGGCGGATCTGCTGGAGACGGTGGGCGGCACCTGGCACACGGCGCTCTCCGCCCTCCCCGACGGCCGGGGCATCCGGGTCGGAGTGGTCAGCCGTACGCCCCTGGAGGTCCTCGCGGACACGCGGGCGTTCCCGGCGCGGGTGCGGCCGGTGCAGGCGGACGACTCCGGTGCCGTCTCGGAGGGGGCGGGGCGGGGGTTCCTCGCGGTGGAGACGGTGACGGAGGCCGGGCCGCTGCGGATGGCGGTGGCGCATCTGAAATCCAAGTTGCTCACCTACCCGGGGGATCGTTTCTTCCCGCACGACGAGGGCGAACGGGCCCGTTACGGCGCGTACGCCCTCTACCGGCGGGCCGCGGAGGCGACGGCGCTGCGGGCACTCGCCGACGAGCTGCTGGCCGGTGACGGCCGTGCGCGCGATGTGGCCGTGCTGGGCGATCTCAACGACGAGGTGCAGGCGGCGACCACCCAGATGCTGCTGGGGCCACCCGGTTCCGTGATCGGTACGCCGGGCTTCGAGACGCCCGACAGGGGCGACGCGGCCCGGCTGTGGGACGTGGCCCCGCTGATCCCCGCCGACCGTCGGTACTCGCGGATCGACTCCGGCCGCCGTGAACTGATCGACCACATCCTGACGAGCCACCGCCTGGTCCACCGGGTCACGCAGGCCGGGACGGGGACGGTGGAGGAACTCCGTCTGCCGTCGGTGGGGGCGGATCCGGCGGCACACCACAGCGCGGCGGGATCGGACCACGCCCCGGTGTGGGTGCGCGTCGGCTGA